From Salinirubellus salinus, the proteins below share one genomic window:
- a CDS encoding DUF4260 domain-containing protein produces MDATHGTTDAAAFEGDTGAEPRTPTGPATLLRLEGVAAFAAATAAYYLLGGPLWLYLLLALAPDLSMLGYVAGPRVGSAAYNAAHTYVAPLALGALALWVGTDLLVLAALVWAAHVGVDRAVGYGLKYPTGFGDTHLGRV; encoded by the coding sequence ATGGACGCGACACACGGGACCACCGACGCCGCGGCGTTCGAGGGAGACACGGGCGCCGAGCCACGCACGCCGACCGGCCCGGCCACCCTCCTGCGACTGGAGGGGGTCGCCGCGTTCGCGGCCGCGACGGCCGCCTACTACCTGCTCGGCGGGCCACTCTGGCTCTACCTCCTGCTCGCGCTCGCGCCCGACCTCTCGATGCTCGGCTACGTCGCCGGCCCGCGGGTCGGGAGCGCGGCGTACAACGCCGCACACACCTACGTCGCGCCGCTGGCGCTCGGCGCACTCGCGCTCTGGGTGGGGACCGACCTCCTCGTCCTCGCCGCCCTCGTCTGGGCCGCCCACGTCGGTGTCGACCGGGCGGTCGGTTACGGCCTGAAGTACCCGACCGGCTTCGGCGACACCCACCTCGGGCGGGTCTGA
- a CDS encoding class I SAM-dependent methyltransferase, giving the protein MDRNAVRAAWDRVSETYAANRNPDGNDAALIDELLADLPADARVLDVGCGDGMRTLANLPPDAVGLDLSRRGLELASGNVPNPLVQGDMVQLPFADDSFDGITAYHAVFHVERATHPAVYREFARVLKPGGRVLTTVGQGAYQSTRKDWLRSGESMFFSTPGRDRTAAQLEEAGFDVVEARSVDDPLGSSALFFVAEKR; this is encoded by the coding sequence ATGGACCGGAACGCGGTGCGGGCGGCCTGGGACCGGGTGAGCGAGACGTACGCGGCCAACCGGAACCCCGACGGGAACGACGCGGCCCTGATCGACGAACTGCTGGCTGACCTGCCTGCCGACGCCCGCGTCCTCGACGTGGGCTGTGGCGACGGGATGCGGACGCTGGCGAACCTCCCGCCCGACGCCGTCGGCCTCGACCTCTCGCGTCGCGGGCTGGAACTCGCGAGCGGGAACGTCCCCAACCCGCTCGTGCAGGGCGACATGGTGCAGTTGCCGTTCGCGGACGACTCGTTCGACGGCATCACGGCCTACCACGCCGTCTTCCACGTCGAGCGCGCCACGCACCCCGCCGTCTACCGGGAGTTCGCCCGCGTCCTGAAGCCGGGCGGGCGGGTGCTCACGACGGTCGGACAGGGTGCCTACCAGAGCACCCGGAAGGACTGGCTCCGCTCGGGTGAGTCGATGTTCTTCTCGACGCCCGGCCGGGACCGGACCGCCGCACAGCTCGAGGAGGCGGGGTTCGACGTGGTCGAAGCGCGCTCCGTCGACGACCCACTCGGCAGTAGCGCGCTGTTCTTCGTCGCGGAGAAGCGCTGA